CCCtagtttatttgttgttattaaaaaaaaaaaaacacctttgagGTGTCTTAAGGAATAGTTGCATTATATTTTCAGGCAATTTCGGCTCTATGAGCTGGGTTGAGTTTTCCTGATTGTCAGCTTACAAAAATGCAAACCAGGTCACAGGGTGAGGGGCActttcccctctcctgtccccttcaatgtcctgtctttctgtcttatcTCAGGACAACCAGACATCCTCAAGTGCAAATACAAATACAGACAAGTCACATATCATAGGACACAACAGTCAACTCAAAATGAACAATTGATCTAAATAGGCCTAGAGAGAcatctcagaggttaagagcccattttactattgcagaggacctgaggtcagttttcagctcccacatggtggcccacaattGCCTATACCTCCAGATCTAGGGGAACTGACAGTCTTTTCTGATCTCCATAGACATCTGCACTCTtatgcacacaccccacacacagacacgcaagcatatatacagtaaaaatagaaataaatccaaAAGATGATTGATCTAAAATACAATCTAAACATAAGGCTTGTAGCAGCACACATTTCAATGTTCAGGATCATGGATTAGAAATAAACTTCTTAGATATAACAAATCCCCTTTCATTAAATGATCAACTGGATCATTAGGAATTCCATGAAGTGAACAATGTACCCTCTCCCAAGTTTatggcagaaaaaaatgttttccctaCCTGGGAAAATAAATGTTGGAAATCATGTATCAGATAGCAGACTTCTTGTTTCCAGAATACAGAAAGCCTCAAAAATAGCCATTAGGAAATAGacaattcaataaataaaaatggtccAGAAGTTTGAATAAATGTTGCACTAAGAGACACATACAAAATCAACAACCTCAAAGCttaggggagagaaacagataacTCTGACGGGACACTCAACACTCCCACAGAAATAGTCATAACTAAAGACTTGACAGACCAAGCCCTGGCAACGTTGTGGAGGATGAAATTCTCATACCCACTGCTGGGGATCATGGAAAAGAGGACAATAACTtggaaaaatatttctcagttcCTTGATATATTTAATTATGATCTGGCAATCACACTCCCAAGCATTTGATCCAGAGAAACAAGATATATTTTCTTGAAAAGACTTATTTACATAAATTCACACAAGCTTTATATACTGCAAGGGTCTGAGAATTGCTGAAGAAGACTCCAGACCCAATCAGTATGTAGAATCAAAGAGCGTTTATTCTGGCATGTGGGTGTCTACCATTTGTACAAATGGCGACCCCAAAAGGAGCACGTAGGCCCCCTTTAAGCTAGCTAGGGGAAATCTAGGAACAATTGGTCATCTCAAACACAATTGGTGAAGCAGGCTATAGCTACCTGAGTACATATTTAATTGGCTGTGGTTATTGTTTTACCCAGAGTACCCCAAAGATCATCAAGAGACCAAATACGATGCAAAagcaaatattctttttatttcaagttaACTCGGGACTCTCCATCCatctgacacagcagcagagcaggagagaccctgagtagcaatggggcagggtttttaaagcaaggggggGGATCTTGGGGTCAACATACTACAAAGGAACAGGCTCAGGATTGGCTTATGTGAGTGGCAGTCATGTTAGTagcttttaattggctagggatAGTtggggggttacagttatccattttggggCAAGGCTGGTTAAGTTCCcagactttgtccttgagctgccatggaggctggctggcctagcacatactgactgtggggacTGACTCAGTGGTCcagactttgtccttgagctgccatggaggctggctggcctagcacgtactgattgtgggggctgactcagtggcccaggcatggtgattcCTATATCCCTGTCCCTAATGGCAAGGGCATCAGTGATTAATTGTCTTTTATTCAAGGCCCTCCTGGAAACTGCTTGcttagtctcaggaaactgaaattgaggcctgatctctgagagaagactgagcagcctgtcatggcatctgcttggtcctttccaTTATAATTTAACCATTTGGGAGCATTCTTGGGCAAAGCAGGGTATGTTTTAAGAAGATTACAGGAACTGTCCTTTTTGTCACAGTCTTGAGGTACTGTAGGGCTGGCTCAGGCATAGTACATGCCATCTCCCTTGTCTCTGTGTATATTCTGTCTCTCTCGTTAAATGGGGAAAGCTCAGACATTTCAATACAAGaggtagaaatagaaaacaaCCTAAACCATAGCCAACAGGGAAAGAGATTCAATTCCCACAACCAACATAGAAGCtcccaactatctgtaattccagttccaagggatccaacaccctcttctggcctccacagacaccaggcatgcatgtgctgtTCAGActaacatgcaggcaaacatatatacacataaaataaaaataaatctttaaaactcgTAGTGTAGCTATACAATGCTACACCATTTAGTATTAGGAATGAACAATTATCATATGGAACAAAACAGATAAATGTAAACATATATGCAAGATGAATGAAAGAATCTAGATGTCTCTAACCTCTGATTCCATTCAAATACTTTCAGCAGATATAAGGTGCTCTATAGTGACAGGTTGCTGTCCTTGCCTGCAGACAGGGTTGGGCAGTGGATTGGACTGAGAACCTGAGTAACATAGACATGAAACCTTATGGATTGTAAATAATAATGAAACTTGGGCATCCCTGAGTACAAGAAGATGTCTATTGTAATTATGGAGCAAAGTAGAAGAATACTAATTGTGTTTAAAATTTGGTGTATTGGACTtcagagatgacccagtggttaagaggacttgctgctctcacagaagacctgGACTGTGTACCCAGACCCCAATTAGTGGCCTAGGGGATGCAATACTTCTTTCTGGCCTTCACCAGGCCCCCACTCAGTATATGTCCACACAGGTCCTCATATATGTAGGGTAAAATGGCCAGCCAAAATAACACATCCTGACCCTGAAATCAGAGCCAGGAAACACCCTGACCATGAGATCAGAGTCAATTCACAGGCCCTGCAACCAGAGCCAAAAATGTTAAAAAGGGCCAGTGGAGGAAACATCTTTGCCTCTGAAACCAGAGGCAAACAtactctgcccctgaccaactccTGACCAAAACCAACCAGTCCTGAGCACCGAACTAACCATACACCGAGCACAAAATCCAGCCAATTTCTGAGCTTGTCtaagctcagggattgaaatctgaccaattcccacCCAGAAAATCTTCACCTTGAAATAATTCTGCccctaagaaaaactatataaagtCCTGTACCTGTTCAGTTGGGAGCTGCTCCTATCCATCCTGGCAGCGGCAGCCACACCCTTGGATTCTTTCCTTCCAGGGAATCTCTTGAATGTGATTTGGGGGAGGACCTTCTTTAGCCAGAGTAcagcagagcagagaaggaacAACATGACCTGGAGGCAGAGTGGTGCTGAGCAGAGAGGAGCAGAACTGTGATGCTTTCACTGGAGACTCCTTCTCCTAGGCGCAGAGTTCTTACACTCCGAGGGACCTGAGCAAAGCTCTAACAACTTTGCTGGGGATCTGTCCCCTGCTAGAGTAGCGCTGTTACACTGGGAGAACCTTTCCCTGGAATAGAGCTGTAAGTTGCTATGCTTATGGTGACTTTGCCGTATTCTTGGTTCCAGACCGCCAGGACCCCTTTCCACCTAGGCTGAAATGCTTACAATATATACACAATTTTTTAAGTTGTAATCATTGGCTGGTGGGAAGACATCCCTGGCATGCCTGATACCATTCCACTCAATCAGGGTCCAGTCACCCACAGGCTAGCCTGGGTCCTCAAAGCCCGGCATGGCAGGAAGACAGCTATGTACCTGTCTGGTGCTGCAAGGGTGCCATTATGATGAGAAAATGTGTGGTGAAGAACTGGGAGGGAACGAGTAGCTGAATGGTTcttgtgctgtggaaagaggtagaaaggaagaagtgaaggcGATGAGGGTCAGTGTGAGGTGTGTGGTCTTCCTGCCACTCTGGGCCATGGTGGCATCAGAGTCTTCTTGCCACTCTGGAAAATCAggacccaggctgctgccaagggctatGCCAGGGGCTGATTGACATCcttggctcctgttaccatggaAGGCCATGTGGATACCCAAGGTCTGGGCAATTGCCATGCACAGGCCCCTAAAGAGATGTCCCCATCCATCCTCCCTTGTGCCCGACTTTCTCTGAAAGCAAAATGCCTTTGAAGGTCTTTGGGCTACCTGAGAAAGCACACTGGGAGAAAGTAGGTGTAaatagggctggagggatgtctCAGGAGTTAAAAGTGTACTTTGCCactacagaggaccagagttcagtttccagtactcaCCTGGAGGCTCTCAATTACCTGTAAGTCCAGATCCAGAGGAACTGATGTCCTTTCCTGGCCACCATGGGCATATGTAGTCATGTGCATATAttccacacataaacatgcagCATTctcagaatgaaaaataaaaataaatctaaaagagaaTCATCAATCTAAATATCTAACCTAACATGTTCAGagtcatgaattaaaaaaaaaaacttcttagcTTTAAAAAACACTTTTGATAAGTTGAAAAGTGGATTGTTAGGACTTCCATAAAGTGACAGATGTCCACTCTTCGAAGTCCATGGCTGAAGAATGTAGACAAGCCCCTGCCTGGggaaataaatgtttgaaaatcaTGTATCTGATTAAGGACTCCTTGTATCTAGAATGCAGAAGGTCTCACAAATGTCATTAAGCTAAGTGTTGCTTATATGTGTCCATGTAATAGAACAGAGATGATTCTAAATGACCAAGTATATAGAttttataaaaaatgtaaatggatAGAAACTTACCAAGCAAAGAAAAAACTTTCAGATTGCATGTTAAGGTAAAATCTGAAACTACTGCTTTCAAAGCACATTATCCATTTCAATGTTacattgaacatttaaaaatgaacaaggcatttggctggttaagcatttcgCCTGGTTAagattcaggcttttgagcagcagttcagctgagagtcattgggatgaggacacagaagcttccagtcggaggaaacaagaccagctgaggatccggcgaggtaaAGAAGTAAGCGGCCGCTTGGTGTCTTGGGGATGCAATGTTACAGCTAAGGAGTCTTGGGACTTCTCCTGAAGGCCCCAATACTAACTAGGCCACGATGTCGAAGTATGCTGCTGGTACACAGACACCTGGGCCAACCTGAAGCACAGGACTGACTGACACTCAAGTCAGAAGCTGGAGTACTAAGGATTTAGACAGTCCTCATGGTAAGAATACAGCCAGCAAATGACCTACCCTCTTTGCTAGCCACAGTTTAGACAATCGGAGCTCTGAAAACACTTAAGTGTATCCATGATACAAAGGTCCACAGCAGAGGTTCGGCCTACGTAGACGCACATTTTAATTTAACTGCAACGGGGCTCACCTGGCAAATCCAACCGCATGGTTGAGACTATCGGCCAGAGAGGCCTGCCTTTCCTcatcctcagccatcatcagCTTCTCCAACAGAACCTTGAACCTCTCCATCAGTGGCGTCAGGAGGTCCTTCATTAAGGCCTGCTTGTGCTCTGCGGGGTAGTCGCTGTTGACGATCAGGGCGCCAGCTGTTTCATAGATGAAGAGCTGGTCGTCGCTGCTCAGCAAGGACTGGTAACCGTTCTCCTAGGCGGGAATTTCGTCTTAACCGAGGGTTTACATTTAGTGCCTCTCATTTACTTAATCAAGAACGAGCACGAGAGATGGGAAATATCATCCACCACATCGGCTCACAAACTGGGCATTtataaaaaagtgaaatttctgccaggcagtggtggcacgcgcctttaatcctagcactcgggaggcagagccaggtggacttcacgaccagcctggtctacaaagtgaattctaggacagccagggctgttacacagaggaatcctgtcttgaaaaaccaatatatataaaataaataaaaataaaacaaaaaccacgtGTGAATCAAACTGTACTTATAAAGGATCTCAACTTCAATCCCTTTAGTTAGTGACACTGACAGAATGTTTTAGACCCTAAGTCTGAAGACAAAAACTTCAATGTTACGTGGCCCTGGGAACGAGAAATACGATCACGTTAGAGACTAATTTAGAGGCTggatttcttctcttctccatgaACTATGTCGGCTGCGTTTAACAGTGCAGAGAAATCAGAACATGCTCCACACTGCCGAATTCCTATTATGCTTGTCATCTAAACAACCTtgatacagagatccacataaACTCGGTGCGcacacctcccctcccctagTTAGAGGCAGGGTGAGGCTGGTTAGGATGGCACAGGCAGTCTTGATATCCGGGGAAGACACTCAGAGGATACTTACCGGGGGAGAAAGGGCCAACAAGTCTTGGATTCTATTCAAAATCTCCTCAATGAAAGGATTCATCTGTTTACTAAATGagatcaaaaggaaaaacaagggtAAGTGATGTGCTCAAAAGCTGCTGAAATATGAACCCCTTTAAAAGGGAAGGAACCAAGGCTCAGTTTTATGCTAGCCAATCTGATCACTAAAATTAGCTTATGAGCAATTTAAAAAGTCCACCTGCTCTGCAGTGATACATTACCAAGACGATAGCACTACCTACCCCGGCCCCCAAGACTTATACAGCTACTCTATATGACAGATTATGTTAAAAATGTACTTTCAGGCTGGGCATCACAggcaagcctataatcccatacttgggaggtagacagAGGCAATGGAATCAGTTTGCCATCTCCAGGACCAAGCgaataaacaaaaaacatgcaCCCTGGcctagggagatggcccagccatcttgaattaaaaatgaaatgcatttgctgtgcaagcccGAAGACTTGAATTTGATACCTCGATCCCGCATGGGAAAGCTCTACTCCCACCTACATCACACACCCACTCAATAATAACCTATAGAATCTACAAAACAATCACAGTATGCACACAAGCCATCTGTTAGTGCTGAATACAGCAACAGTCAGTCACAGGGAAGGAAGCCAGAGCACGAACACCCAGTGctcctgggggggagggggggggctgcGTCAACTCCCGGCTGCCTCCAAGCGCACACTTCACAACCAGCCCTGGAAGCCGACACTTACTTGAGAGATTTGACAAATCTGGAGAACAGGTAAGCGGTTCTGCTTCGGACTTTAGGGCTGGAATGCCACAGGCCCCTGTGATCTAGGAAAGCCATCTACAGAAAGAGACACTGATCATTTCTGGTCTGATTCAAGGGTTTCCTTGTCACACTGCACTTTTTGCTCACATCAAATTGTACTTGTTGGGCAGGACCAGGAGTACAGGAGGAAAGTTACACACGTTAGATGCAGGGAGGATCTTAAGGACCTGATTCACACAGACCTGTCACCCAGCATTAGTCAGGAGTCACAGAGAACAGTCTCTCATCACTGAAGCGGGAGTGAGGCGCGCACTTACTAGTACACTTGGAATGTGCTGAGGTTCAACTGTGAAGAACTTCTCATATCGAACAACAGTTTCAAAGAACTCCAGGGTCACAGACGTGTGCTGGTAGGAACTGACTCCTGACGTTACCAACTagaaagggggggaaaaaaaacgaAGAAACCCATCTTTGTTTCCCGCAGCATCCGAATTCCCTCTGTAAAAACAGCCCAAGCTCTAACAAGGAAGGCGGCCCTGGCGCTTATCGCACAACAGAGTGAAGGATGCTCAGTATACCTACCGTTCGCATCATGTCCTGCAAAGCACTAGCTTTTGAAACGTCACCTGAGAAGTGCGCACCGTGGGACACGGGGAGAGCTTCCGCCAGCATGTACAGCAACCTCActgccacctccacctccatGAAGCGTGTGGTCTGCCAGTTCCTGCCAAGGCATCAGAGTGTCTGTCTGTGAGACCCGAACAGAGACTTTTTATATGACGCACCCACAAAACGGCTCGGCCACTGGTGAGGTGCCCGTGCTCCTGTAACCAACCCCAGTGAAACCCACTGGTTACCAAGACAGCGCAAGAGGACCAGAGGAAGTAACAGTTTGGGAGGTGAAAACGGCTGGGCTACATTAAGTGCGTGTATGGaaataccataatgaaacccattattaagTATAACTGACATGCTAATAaaaaccattttttattttttataagattaaaaaaaataaaaataaaaataaaaatgaacaaaaacaaagttacatgctcaactatattcatagcagcactatttgtaatagccagaacctggaaacaagctagatgactgtcaactgaagaatggattaagaaaatgtggtacatatacacaatggagtactactcagcagaaaaaagcaatgacagcatgaaatttgcaggcaaatggatggaaccagaaaatatcatcctgagtgaggtaacccagactcagaaggacaaacatggtatgtactcactcagaagtggattctagatataaagcaaagaacaatcagactgcaacccacagaaccagggaggctatatagcaggggggaccctagaatgactgtggcttataataactactggttttactcaattactgggtaAGCCTCATTGAAACATTTtacaattaggataagaatttatactgtatcaagctaataatagaaaaataaataaataagtgaaaacggaaaaaaatgaacaaaaacatacTAGCCAATTACATactaaaaacagataaaaattctGATATTTAAGAAAGGCTAATAACAAAATACAATTAAGAGATATTTTTGAAACACACAATAATGCTATGGGTTTAGTGGGAAAATGTTACTTTTTCAAAGCATATACCAGTCTCATGGCAAATTTTTTCATTGAGGAATGTGATGGCAAATCTGGGTTGCCAACTTAACCACATCtgaaatcaactaaaacccaagcagctgggcactcCTGTCagagattttcttgattggatatTTGAAATGAGAGGACCCACCCTAGATCTGGGCTATACCTTTGTTGGAAGAcgacataaaaggacatggaagaagaaagcttttgtttctgtttgcccTCACTGTCACCAGCAAGTCCCTCTATCCTGTTTCTGAGGCATCCCTTTGCTGGTGTTAGAACCTACATTTTTGGGACTCCAATATAGACCAAAGACCAGTAGTAGCTCCCTAAGAATCTTCTAGAACTCCAACACCAacttgggactgctgagacatctagtCTTGTtgactgaacaactaccagattTTTGGTCTTTCTGTCCAGAGACAGCTATTGTGGGACTAGCTGGACCAAATTCTATCAGTTACAttcctttagagcagtggttctcaacctgtgagtttgacccctttggaggtcaaacaacccttttacAGGGATAGcctaagaccataggaaaacacaaatgtttatattatggttcataacagtagcaaagttacagttatgaattatgaactttgaagtagcaatgaaaataattttatggttggtggtcaccacaacatgaggaactgtattacagggtctcagcatcaggaaggttgagaaccactgccttagagaaACCTGACTGATACAAGGGGTAAGGAAAAGCTCAGGAATAATAATAGATTGTACACTGCCTTCAATACAACAATAGT
This genomic stretch from Peromyscus leucopus breed LL Stock unplaced genomic scaffold, UCI_PerLeu_2.1 scaffold_1382, whole genome shotgun sequence harbors:
- the LOC114688493 gene encoding exportin-T-like isoform X2; the protein is MEVEVAVRLLYMLAEALPVSHGAHFSGDVSKASALQDMMRTLVTSGVSSYQHTSVTLEFFETVVRYEKFFTVEPQHIPSVLMAFLDHRGLWHSSPKVRSRTAYLFSRFVKSLNKQMNPFIEEILNRIQDLLALSPPNGYQSLLSSDDQLFIYETAGALIVNSDYPAEHKQALMKDLLTPLMERFKVLLEKLMMAEDEERQASLADSLNHAVGFAR
- the LOC114688493 gene encoding exportin-T-like isoform X1, with the translated sequence MEVEVAVRLLYMLAEALPVSHGAHFSGDVSKASALQDMMRTLVTSGVSSYQHTSVTLEFFETVVRYEKFFTVEPQHIPSVLMAFLDHRGLWHSSPKVRSRTAYLFSRFVKSLNKQMNPFIEEILNRIQDLLALSPPENGYQSLLSSDDQLFIYETAGALIVNSDYPAEHKQALMKDLLTPLMERFKVLLEKLMMAEDEERQASLADSLNHAVGFAR